The following coding sequences lie in one Drosophila bipectinata strain 14024-0381.07 chromosome XR, DbipHiC1v2, whole genome shotgun sequence genomic window:
- the LOC138927808 gene encoding microtubule-associated protein futsch-like isoform X3 yields the protein MEKNKDQNNIQDTEPSPLTTFSAEKPQDDPSQSTVDNAPSDETPCTRRSNIPIRIKPIRFCEVKNQFTDEGKALFPVAERPPRGSRAPRNMSVSRIETNANRYSELKEDKAKHTPGAYPKGAYSRTSRAMSVSRIESREVTYGGKAKSPGMPSKSAILKDSSAVIETKTNIAQDALPNQNWKRIKGKDEIKNLNRNVNQTDVNDESGICKEKELQPDLNELEHNLNQSDVIVERNILKNQTSSKPEAETNTTQDPSTVEDRRNDIEKVVDEHMHEMERNLNNSKVIGKSGILKHPSPVTETNIDMTPSDESTRTRRQSANRERSNIPILMKSVRFCEEKNSFIDVGNAMLPIANPRNFRPSRNMSVSRIETQAKRYPELIEDKAKHTRGAYPKGAYSRTSRAMSVSRIESREVTDEGKAKMLVAAPRGQYSRSVSQIDIQVGRTQAARPELKTGTKGMAQNPQATAPKKPETNRRGPNSTTIASRTMSVTRNEPQAAKNQSSHKPDRSVSAHPNRARTPINNLPKENDSNVQQSEIQNREPANTTDSQLVTVLRKILKAPKDKTAVTDKEEDRTSRITSTVQKGRNENLNRFMPEEIAAHQILPRSMTSISQTISENQMEGNQNTLEIVESKPDLRIGLRIDHEDRKNKIEKEVKVEVEDKREMEPNLNQSRVFGRNDILKDQISSKSEAETNTAQDLPPVEKELQPDLNELEYNLNQSDVIVERNILKNQTSSKPEAKTNTTQDPSTVEDRRNDIEKVVDEHMHEMERNLNNSKVIGKSDILKHPSPVTESKTNIDMTPSDESTRTRRQSANRERSNIPILMKSVRFCEEKNTFTDEGKAPLPVAQGPPKGSRAPRNMSLSRIETQAKRCPEIKGDKAKKQPVPIAGGPYSRTSRAMSVSRIESREVTDEGKARTLGAAPRGQYSRSVSQIDIQVGRTQAAKPKLKTGTEGTAQKPEATPPKKPETNRRGPNSRTVASRTMSVTRNEPQAAKNQSSDSHQSSDMTPSDESTRTGRQSANHERMNIPIPVKPMTFWEVKNPFIDEGKALLPKAVPISSRFRRNMSVSRVETKANRYPELKEDKAKQPLPGLRGSYSRTSRAMSVSRIESREVTYEGKAKSPGMPSKSAILKDSSAVIETKSNIAQDPLPNQSWKRIKAKDEIKNFNRNVNQTDVNDESGTCEVTEFKTKINHVKLTHDKLKKNDITKTIMKRKHNMNQSDVIAKRVLKDPSFSVRESIAQQSLSLLVTESKPKISWTLPNENYTQRIYKELQAHLNVKNRNLNLLDFIEKNKKGDRRNCHSSSDESKANIHQDPLAKIEWKKVRADFISNLNTLKRSVNQSNDINEWEIFNDPPSTGTDTETNIAQDSSPNSNRKTMESDIGFDLKKITSENLSDVIDKSETNLQIYVEHEIEELKGKTLTWNKEEVIDTSVVLKDSPLDEDWKKKVEKEMEMDRNLETFDVIGPSSTHLQDPVPKIELKNDVEEEVGKDSKEMDRHLETFDVIGPSSKHLQDPVPKIELKNDVGEKVGKDSKEMDRNLETFDVIGPSSTHLQDPVPKIELKNNVEKEAGKDTKEMDRNLETFDVIGPSSTHLQDPVPKIELKNDVEEEVGKDSKEMDRNLETFDVIGPSSTHLQDPVPKIELKNDVEEEVGKDSKEMDRNLESSDFIGPSSTHPQDPVPKIELKNDVEEKVGKDTKEMDRNLETFDVIGPSSTHPQDPVPKIELKNDVEEKVGKDTKEMDRNLESSDFIGPSSTHPQDPVPKIELKNDVEEKVGKDTKEMDRNLESSDLIGPSSTHLQDPVPKIELKNDVEEEVGKDSKEMDRNLETFDVFGPSSTHPQDLVPKIELKNDVEEKVGKDTKEMDRNLETFDVIGPSSTHLQDLVPEIELKNDVEEKVGKDTKEMDRNLETFDVIGPSSTHPQDPVPKIELKNDVEEKVGKDTKEMDRNLETFDVIGPSSTHLQDPVPKIELKNDVEEKVGKDTKEMDRNLETFDVIGPSSTHPQDLVPEIELKNDVEEKVGKDTKEMDRNLETFDVIGPSSTHLQDPVPKIELKNDVEEKVGKDTKEMDRNLETFDVIGPSSTHPQDLVPEIELKNDVEEKVGKDTKEMDRNLETFDVIGPSSTHLQDPVPKIELKNDVEEKVGKDTKEMDRNLETFDVIGPSSAHLQDPVPKIELKNNVEKEVGKDTKEMDRNLESSDFIGPSSTHPQDPVPKIELKNDVEEEVGKDSKEMDRNLETFDVIGPSSAHLQDPVPEIELKNDVEEKVGKDTKEMDRHLETFDVIGPSSTHLQDPVPKIELKNDVEEEVGKDSKEMDRHLETFDVIGPSSTHLQDPVPKIELKNDVEEEVGKDSKEMDRNLETFDVIGPSSTHLQDPVPKIELKNDVEEKVGKDTKEMDRNLETFDVIGPSSTHLQDPVPKIELKNDVEEEVGKDSKEMDRHLETFDVIGPSSTHLQDLVPKIELKNDVEEKVGKDTKEMDRNLETFDVIGPSSTHLQDPVPKIELKNDVEEEVGKDSKEMDRHLETFDVIGPSSTHLQDPVPKIELKNDVEEEVGKDSKEMDRHLETFDVIGPSSTHLQDPVPKIELKNDVEEEVGKDSKEMDRNLETFDVIGPSSTHLQDPVPKIELKNDVEEEVGKDSKEMDRHLETFDVIGPSSTHLQDPVPKIELKNDVEEEVGKDSKEMDRHLETFDVIGPSSTHLQDPVPKIELKNDVEEEVGKDSKEMDRNLESSDFIGPSSTHPQDPVPKIELKNDVEEEVGKDSKEMDRNLETFDVIGPSSTHLQDPVPKIELKNDVEEKVGKDTKEMDRNLETFDVIGPSSTHLQDPVPKIELKNDVEEEVGKDTKEMDRNLESSDFIGPSSTHPQDPVPKIELKNDVEEKVGKDTKEMDRNLESSDLIGPSSTHVFDKRKCRFTMNSLATELNRIIGTEIEVKQNKILVEEEQSQLEYVEPKQNLESPTLDNYPIREKAQSTPNDWNKCRFPPKSETEAHKKNIFKLKQSKLEYVAPKQNWETPTASIHPILGKPQTTPDVWNKWRCPTKSETGVPSRSEVTDTREKVEDRTKLENVEPKQNFETPTASIHPTWGKPQTTPVVWNKWRCPTKSETGVPSRSEVTDTREKVEDRTKLENVEPKQNFETPTVSIHPSWEKPQTTPDVWNKWRCPTNSETKAQKEKIFKLKQSKLEYVAPKQNLETPTASIHPILGKPQSTPDVWNAWRCPTKSESGGLCRSEVTDTLTGEFVEDQTKLENVAPKQNLETPTASIHPIWGKPQTTPDVWNTWRCPTKSETGGPRQNEVTEHSNKSFNIVQFADPEKKKVLKSDVMRKESDNPLGKFKGPPKRAYHQNPEQEWESRKRLGSLTLMELNNEIVSSQCSKDHTEQPIYRALGEDQMNSEYVKPKPSFKYVEPKQNLETPKLKGLSSETSLRPMTEKELIFAKNLASVPVLQMKKEVISPRRKALDAINSKTNSIMEGFSKVYDKIGNIKLGISDSDGNILDVVPEKQKDAIESDSVNKMEPLSSTKCLCMRPMSGLKCRKCSKICYGRIARVCDMHPDREFEGDLKSCPICKAPTNNLKLSNEPLRTSDDDSDL from the exons AtggaaaaaaacaaagaccaaaataatattcaagACACGGAGCCTTCTCCTTTAACGACCTTCTCTGCAGAGAAACCACAAGACGACCCAAGCCAGTCAACAGTCGACAATGCACCAAGTGATGAGACCCCTTGCACAAGGAGGTCAAATATTCCTATCCGAATTAAGCCTATAAGGTTCTGCGAAGtgaaaaatcaatttacaGACGAAGGAAAAGCACTGTTTCCCGTAGCTGAACGGCCCCCAAGAGGTTCAAGAGCGCCTCGTAACATGTCAGTTTCCCGGATCGAAACCAATGCCAACAGGTATTCAGAACTCAAAGAAGACAAGGCGAAGCATACTCCAGGTGCATATCCAAAAGGTGCATACTCGAGGACCAGTCGTGCAATGTCAGTTTCACGGATCGAGTCTCGTGAAGTCACATACGGAGGCAAAGCGAAGTCACCCGGAATGCCAAGTAAGAGTGCCATCTTGAAAGATTCATCTGCGGTAATAGAGACCAAGACCAACATAGCTCAAGATGCGTTGCCTAATCAAAATTGGAAAAGAATTAAAGGCAAAGACGAGATAAAGAATTTAAATCGCAACGTGAACCAAACGGATGTTAACGATGAGAGCGGAATTTGTAAGGAAAAGGAACTCCAACCGGACCTGAACGAATTGGAACACAACCTGAACCAGTCTGATGTTATCGTTGAGAGAAACATCCTGAAGAATCAAACCTCTTCGAAACCAGAGGCCGAGACCAACACCACTCAAGATCCATCAACGGTTGAAGACAGGAGGAATGATATAGAAAAGGTAGTCGATGAACACATGCACGAAATGGAACGCAACCTGAACAACTCGAAAGTTATCGGTAAGAGTGGCATCTTAAAGCATCCATCTCCGGTAACAGAGACCAACATCGACATGACACCAAGTGATGAGAGCACTCGCACAAGGAGACAGTCTGCCAACCGTGAGAGGTCAAATATTCCTATCCTGATGAAGTCTGTAAGGTTCTGCGAAGAGAAGAATTCATTTATAGACGTAGGCAACGCCATGCTGCCTATAGCTAACCCAAGAAATTTTAGACCCTCTCGTAATATGTCAGTTTCCCGGATCGAGACCCAAGCCAAAAGGTATCCAGAACTCATAGAAGACAAGGCGAAGCATACTCGAGGTGCATATCCAAAAGGTGCATACTCGAGGACCAGTCGTGCAATGTCAGTTTCACGGATCGAGTCTCGTGAAGTCACAGACGAAGGCAAAGCGAAGATGCTCGTAGCTGCCCCACGAGGCCAATACTCGAGGTCGGTGTCCCAGATCGACATCCAAGTCGGCAGGACTCAAGCCGCAAGGCCGGAACTTAAAACGGGCACAAAGGGAATGGCGCAGAATCCACAGGCTACGGCTCCCAAGAAGCCCGAAACTAACCGTAGAGGTCCGAACTCGACGACCATTGCTTCTCGTACTATGTCGGTTACCCGGAACGAGCCCCAAGCAGCAAAGAACCAGTCTTCACATAAGCCAGACAGAAGTGTCTCGGCTCACCCCAACAGGGCCAGGACGCCGATAAATAACCTTCCAAAGGAAAACGACAGCAATGTGCAGCAGTCAGAAATTCAGAATCGGGAGCCGGCTAACACCACAGATTCACAACTTGTCACAGTTCTCCGAAAGATCTTAAAGGCCCCCAAGGATAAGACAGCAGTGACGGATAAAGAAGAGGATCGTACAAGCCGCATAACATCTACTGTTCAAAAAGGTAGAAATGAAAATTTGAATCGCTTTATGCCTGAGGAAATTGCTGCCCACCAAATCTTACCCAGGTCTATGACTAGTATTTCGCAGACTATTTCAGAAAATCAAATGGAAGGCAACCAGAACACATTAGAGATTGTAGAAAGTAAGCCAGACTTGAGGATCGGCTTGAGGATCGACCATGAGGATCGGAagaataaaatagaaaaagaaGTCAAGGTTGAAGTCGAAGACAAGAGAGAAATGGAACCCAACCTTAACCAGTCACGTGTCTTCGGTAGGAATGACATCTTGAAGGATCAAATATCTTCGAAATCTGAGGCCGAGACCAACACCGCTCAAGACCTACCACCCGTTGAAAAGGAACTCCAACCGGACCTGAACGAGTTGGAATACAACCTGAACCAGTCTGATGTTATCGTTGAGAGAAACATCCTGAAGAATCAAACATCTTCGAAACCTGAGGCCAAGACCAACACCACTCAAGATCCATCAACGGTTGAAGACAGGAGGAATGATATAGAAAAGGTAGTCGATGAACACATGCACGAAATGGAACGCAACCTGAACAACTCGAAAGTTATCGGTAAGAGTGACATCTTAAAGCATCCATCTCCGGTAACAGAGTCCAAGACCAACATTGACATGACACCAAGTGATGAGAGCACTCGCACAAGGAGACAGTCTGCCAACCGTGAGAGGTCAAATATTCCTATCCTGATGAAGTCTGTAAGGTTCTGCGAAGAGAAGAATACATTTACAGACGAAGGCAAAGCGCCGCTGCCCGTAGCTCAAGGGCCTCCAAAAGGTTCAAGAGCGCCTCGTAACATGTCACTTTCCCGGATCGAGACCCAAGCCAAAAGGTGTCCAGAAATCAAAGGAGACAAGGCGAAGAAGCAACCCGTACCGATCGCAGGAGGGCCATACTCGAGGACCAGTCGTGCAATGTCAGTTTCACGGATCGAGTCTCGTGAAGTCACAGACGAAGGCAAAGCGAGGACGCTCGGAGCTGCCCCAAGAGGCCAATACTCGAGGTCGGTGTCCCAGATCGACATCCAAGTCGGCAGGACTCAAGCCGCAAAGCCAAAACTTAAAACGGGCACAGAGGGAACGGCACAAAAACCAGAGGCTACGCCACCCAAGAAGCCCGAAACTAACCGTAGAGGTCCAAACTCGAGGACCGTTGCTTCTCGTACTATGTCGGTTACCCGGAACGAGCCCCAAGCAGCAAAGAACCAGTCAAGTGATAGTCACCAGTCAAGCGATATGACACCAAGTGATGAGAGCACTCGCACAGGGAGACAGTCTGCCAACCATGAGAGGATGAATATTCCTATCCCGGTGAAGCCTATGACGTTTTGGGAAGTAAAGAATCCATTTATAGACGAAGGCAAAGCGCTGCTTCCCAAAGCTGTCCCTATAAGTTCAAGATTCCGTCGTAATATGTCAGTTTCCCGGGTCGAGACCAAAGCCAACAGGTATCCAGAACTTAAAGAAGACAAGGCGAAGCAACCCTTACCTGGCTTAAGAGGTTCATATTCGAGGACCAGTCGTGCAATGTCCGTTTCACGGATCGAGTCTCGTGAAGTCACATACGAAGGCAAAGCGAAGTCACCCGGAATGCCAAGTAAGAGTGCCATCTTGAAGGATTCATCTGCGGTAATAGAGACCAAGAGCAACATCGCTCAAGATCCGTTGCCTAATCAAAGTTGGAAAAGAATTAAAGCCAAAGACGAGATAAAGAATTTTAATCGCAACGTGAACCAAACGGATGTTAACGATGAGAGCGGAACTTGTGAGGTAACTGAGTTCAAGACCAAAATCAATCATGTTAAGTTAACGCAtgataaattgaaaaaaaatgatatcACAAAAACGATAATGAAACGAAAACACAACATGAACCAGTCAGATGTTATCGCTAAGAGAGTTTTGAAGGACCCGTCATTTTCGGTAAGAGAATCTATTGCTCAACAGAGTTTATCGCTCTTGGTAACAGAGTCCAAGCCAAAAATATCTTGGACACTTCCAAATGAAAATTACACACAACGAATATATAAGGAACTTCAAGCACACTTGAACGTAAAGAATCGTAACCTAAACCTTCTAGATTTtattgagaaaaataaaaaaggtgaTAGGCGGAACTGTCATTCATCTTCTGATGAGTCTAAAGCCAACATCCATCAAGATCCATTAGCGAAAATAGAATGGAAAAAAGTAAGAGCAGATTTTATAAGTAACCTTAATACACTGAAACGCAGCGTGAACCAGTCAAATGATATCAATGAATGGGAAATCTTTAATGATCCACCATCTACAGGAACTGACACGGAGACCAACATCGCTCAAGATTCCTCACCGAATTCAAACCGGAAAACAATGGAATCAGACATCGGATTCGATCTTAAGAAAATTACAAGCGAGAACCTGTCGGATGTTATCGATAAGAGTGAAACAAATTTGCAAATATATGTTGAACATGAAATTGAAGAACTTAAGGGGAAGACACTCACCTGGAACAAGGAGGAAGTTATCGATACGAGTGTAGTCTTGAAAGATTCACCTTTAGACGAagattggaaaaaaaaagtagaaaaagaaatggaaatggacCGCAACCTGGAAACTTTTGACGTTATCGGTCCATCATCGACGCATCTTCAAGATCCCGTACCGAAGATCGAGTTGAAGAATGATGTAGAAGAGGAGGTCGGAAAAGATTCTAAGGAAATGGATCGACACCTGGAAACTTTTGACGTTATCGGTCCATCATCGAAGCATCTTCAAGATCCCGTACCGAAGATCGAGTTGAAGAATGATGTAGGTGAGAAGGTCGGAAAAGATTCTAAGGAAATGGATCGCAACCTGGAAACTTTTGACGTTATCGGTCCATCATCGACGCATCTTCAAGATCCCGTACCGAAGATCGAGTTGAAGAATAATGTAGAAAAGGAGGCTGGAAAAGACACTAAGGAAATGGATCGCAACCTGGAAACTTTTGACGTTATCGGTCCATCATCGACTCATCTTCAAGATCCCGTACCGAAGATCGAGTTGAAGAATGATGTAGAAGAGGAGGTCGGAAAAGATTCTAAGGAAATGGATCGCAACCTGGAAACTTTTGACGTTATCGGTCCATCATCGACGCATCTTCAAGATCCCGTACCGAAGATCGAGTTGAAGAATGATGTAGAAGAGGAGGTCGGAAAAGATTCTAAGGAAATGGATCGAAACCTGGAAAGTTCAGATTTCATCGGTCCATCATCAACGCATCCTCAAGATCCCGTACCGAAGATCGAGTTGAAGAATGATGTAGAAGAGAAGGTCGGAAAAGACACTAAGGAAATGGATCGCAACCTGGAAACTTTTGACGTTATCGGTCCATCATCGACGCATCCTCAAGATCCCGTACCGAAGATCGAGTTGAAGAATGATGTAGAAGAGAAGGTCGGAAAAGACACTAAGGAAATGGACCGCAACCTGGAAAGTTCAGATTTCATCGGTCCATCATCAACGCATCCTCAAGATCCCGTACCGAAGATCGAGTTGAAGAATGATGTAGAAGAGAAGGTCGGAAAAGACACTAAGGAAATGGACCGCAACCTGGAAAGTTCAGACCTTATCGGTCCATCATCGACTCATCTTCAAGATCCCGTACCGAAGATCGAGTTGAAGAATGATGTAGAAGAGGAGGTCGGAAAAGATTCTAAGGAAATGGATCGCAACCTGGAAACTTTTGACGTTTTCGGTCCATCATCGACGCATCCTCAAGATCTCGTACCGAAGATCGAGTTGAAGAATGATGTAGAAGAAAAGGTCGGAAAAGACACTAAGGAAATGGATCGCAACCTGGAAACTTTTGACGTTATCGGTCCATCATCGACGCATCTTCAAGATCTCGTACCGGAGATCGAGTTGAAGAATGATGTAGAAGAGAAGGTCGGAAAAGACACTAAGGAAATGGATCGCAACCTGGAAACTTTTGACGTTATCGGTCCATCATCGACGCATCCTCAAGATCCCGTACCGAAGATCGAGTTGAAGAATGATGTAGAAGAGAAGGTCGGAAAAGACACTAAGGAAATGGATCGCAACCTGGAAACTTTTGACGTTATCGGTCCATCATCGACTCATCTTCAAGATCCCGTACCGAAGATCGAGTTGAAGAATGATGTAGAAGAGAAGGTCGGAAAAGACACTAAGGAAATGGATCGCAACCTGGAAACTTTTGACGTTATCGGTCCATCATCGACGCATCCTCAAGATCTCGTACCGGAGATCGAGTTGAAGAATGATGTAGAAGAAAAGGTCGGAAAAGACACTAAGGAAATGGATCGCAACCTGGAAACTTTTGACGTTATCGGTCCATCATCGACTCATCTTCAAGATCCCGTACCGAAGATCGAGTTGAAGAATGATGTAGAAGAGAAGGTCGGAAAAGACACTAAGGAAATGGATCGCAACCTGGAAACTTTTGACGTTATCGGTCCATCATCGACGCATCCTCAAGATCTCGTACCGGAGATCGAGTTGAAGAATGATGTAGAAGAAAAGGTCGGAAAAGACACTAAGGAAATGGATCGCAACCTGGAAACTTTTGACGTTATCGGTCCATCATCGACTCATCTTCAAGATCCCGTACCGAAGATCGAGTTGAAGAATGATGTAGAAGAGAAGGTCGGAAAAGACACTAAGGAAATGGATCGCAACCTGGAAACTTTTGACGTTATCGGTCCATCATCGGCGCATCTTCAAGATCCCGTACCGAAGATCGAGTTGAAGAATAATGTAGAAAAGGAGGTCGGAAAAGACACTAAGGAAATGGATCGAAACCTGGAAAGTTCAGATTTCATCGGTCCATCATCAACGCATCCTCAAGATCCCGTACCGAAGATCGAATTGAAGAATGATGTAGAAGAGGAGGTCGGAAAAGATTCTAAGGAAATGGATCGCAACCTGGAAACTTTTGACGTTATCGGTCCATCATCGGCGCATCTTCAAGATCCCGTACCGGAGATCGAGTTAAAGAATGATGTTGAAGAGAAGGTCGGAAAAGACACTAAGGAAATGGATCGACACCTGGAAACTTTTGACGTTATCGGTCCATCATCGACGCATCTTCAAGATCCCGTACCGAAGATCGAGTTGAAGAATGATGTAGAAGAGGAGGTCGGAAAAGATTCTAAGGAAATGGATCGACACCTGGAAACTTTTGACGTTATCGGTCCATCATCGACGCATCTTCAAGATCCCGTACCGAAGATCGAGTTGAAGAATGATGTAGAAGAGGAGGTCGGAAAAGATTCTAAGGAAATGGATCGCAACCTGGAAACTTTTGACGTTATCGGTCCATCATCGACTCATCTTCAAGATCCCGTACCGAAGATCGAGTTGAAGAATGATGTAGAAGAGAAGGTCGGAAAAGATACTAAGGAAATGGATCGCAACCTGGAAACTTTTGACGTTATCGGTCCATCATCGACTCATCTTCAAGATCCCGTACCGAAGATCGAGTTGAAGAATGATGTAGAAGAGGAGGTCGGAAAAGATTCTAAGGAAATGGATCGACACCTGGAAACTTTTGACGTTATCGGTCCATCATCGACTCATCTTCAAGATCTTGTACCGAAGATCGAGTTGAAGAATGATGTAGAAGAGAAGGTCGGAAAAGACACTAAGGAAATGGATCGCAACCTGGAAACTTTTGACGTTATCGGTCCATCATCGACTCATCTTCAAGATCCCGTACCGAAGATCGAGTTGAAGAATGATGTAGAAGAGGAGGTCGGAAAAGATTCTAAGGAAATGGATCGACACCTGGAAACTTTTGACGTTATCGGTCCATCATCGACGCATCTTCAAGATCCCGTACCGAAGATCGAGTTGAAGAATGATGTAGAAGAGGAGGTCGGAAAAGATTCTAAGGAAATGGATCGACACCTGGAAACTTTTGACGTTATCGGTCCATCATCGACGCATCTTCAAGATCCCGTACCGAAGATCGAGTTGAAGAATGATGTAGAAGAGGAGGTCGGAAAAGATTCTAAGGAAATGGATCGCAACCTGGAAACTTTTGACGTTATCGGTCCATCATCGACTCATCTTCAAGATCCCGTACCGAAGATCGAGTTGAAGAATGATGTAGAAGAGGAGGTCGGAAAAGATTCTAAGGAAATGGATCGACACCTGGAAACTTTTGACGTTATCGGTCCATCATCGACGCATCTTCAAGATCCCGTACCGAAGATCGAGTTGAAGAATGATGTAGAAGAGGAGGTCGGAAAAGATTCTAAGGAAATGGATCGACACCTGGAAACTTTTGACGTTATCGGTCCATCATCGACGCATCTTCAAGATCCCGTACCGAAGATCGAGTTGAAGAATGATGTAGAAGAGGAGGTCGGAAAAGATTCTAAGGAAATGGATCGCAACCTGGAAAGTTCAGATTTCATCGGTCCATCATCAACGCATCCTCAAGATCCCGTACCGAAGATCGAGTTGAAGAATGATGTAGAAGAGGAGGTCGGAAAAGATTCTAAGGAAATGGATCGCAATCTGGAAACTTTTGACGTTATCGGTCCATCATCGACGCATCTTCAAGATCCCGTACCGAAGATCGAGTTGAAGAATGATGTAGAAGAAAAGGTCGGAAAAGACACTAAGGAAATGGATCGCAACCTGGAAACTTTTGACGTTATCGGTCCATCATCGACGCATCTTCAAGATCCCGTACCGAAGATCGAGTTGAAGAATGATGTAGAAGAGGAG GTCGGAAAAGACACTAAGGAAATGGACCGCAACCTGGAAAGTTCAGATTTCATCGGTCCATCATCAACGCATCCTCAAGATCCCGTACCGAAGATCGAGTTGAAGAATGATGTAGAAGAGAAGGTCGGAAAAGACACTAAGGAAATGGACCGCAACCTGGAAAGTTCAGACCTTATCGGTCCATCATCGACGCATGTTTTCGATAAAAGAAAATGTCGGTTCACCATGAATAGTTTAGCAACGGAACTCAATCGAATTATTGGCACAGAAATCGAAGTTAAACAGAATAAAATACTGGTGGAAGAAGAACAGAGTCAGCTAGAATATGTAGAACCTAAGCAGAACTTGGAGAGCCCAACATTAGATAATTATCCGATTAGGGAAAAAGCTCAATCGACGCCGAACGACTGGAATAAATGTCGCTTCCCGCCCAAATCTGAAACAGAagctcacaaaaaaaatatatttaaattgaaacaaaGCAAGTTGGAATACGTAGCACCTAAGCAGAACTGGGAGACCCCGACAGCTTCTATTCATCCGATTTTGGGAAAACCTCAAACGACGCCGGACGTATGGAATAAATGGCGCTGCCCGACCAAATCTGAAACAGGAGTACCAAGTAGAAGTGAAGTAACTGATACTAGAGAAAAAGTTGAAGACCGGACCAAGTTGGAGAACGTAGAACCTAAGCAGAACTTCGAGACCCCGACAGCTTCTATTCATCCCACTTGGGGAAAACCTCAAACGACGCCGGTCGTATGGAATAAATGGCGCTGCCCGACCAAATCTGAAACAGGAGTACCAAGTAGAAGTGAAGTAACTGATACTAGAGAAAAAGTTGAAGACCGGACCAAGTTGGAGAACGTAGAACCTAAGCAGAACTTCGAGACCCCAACAGTTTCTATTCATCCCTCTTGGGAAAAACCTCAAACGACGCCGGACGTATGGAATAAATGGCGCTGCCCGACCAATTCTGAAACAAAAGctcaaaaggaaaaaatattcaaattgaaACAAAGCAAGTTGGAATACGTAGCACCTAAGCAGAACTTGGAGACCCCGACAGCTTCTATTCATCCGATTTTGGGAAAACCTCAATCGACGCCGGACGTATGGAATGCATGGCGCTGCCCGACCAAATCTGAATCAGGTGGACTATGTCGAAGTGAAGTAACTGATACGTTGACTGGAGAATTTGTCGAAGACCAGACCAAGTTGGAGAACGTAGCACCTAAGCAGAACTTGGAGACCCCGACAGCTTCTATTCATCCGATTTGGGGAAAACCTCAAACGACGCCGGACGTATGGAATACATGGCGCTGCCCAACCAAATCTGAAACAGGAGGACCAAGACAAAATGAAGTGACAGAACACTCCAACAAATCGTTCAACATCGTTCAATTTGCAGATCCGGAGAAgaaaaaagtattaaaaagCGATGTGATGCGTAAAGAAAGTGACAATCCGCTCGGCAAGTTCAAGGGCCCACCTAAACGGGCCTATCATCAAAATCCAGAACAGGAATGGGAATCCAGGAAAAGACTTGGGAGTCTAACGCTTATGGAGCTGAATAATGAAATCGTCTCATCCCAATGCTCCAAGGATCATACAGAACAGCCTATATATAGAGCTCTTGGTGAGGACCAGATGAATTCCGAATACGTAAAACCTAAGCCGAGCTTCAAGTACGTAGAACCTAAGCAGAACTTGGAGACCCCGAAGTTGAAGGGCCTATCGTCTGAAACGTCCCTTCGTCCAATGACGGAGAAGGAATTAATATTCGCAAAAAACCTTGCTAGTGTGCCGGTACTTCAAATGAAAAAAGAAGTCATCTC